The Pieris brassicae chromosome 6, ilPieBrab1.1, whole genome shotgun sequence genome window below encodes:
- the LOC123710580 gene encoding uncharacterized protein LOC123710580, whose product MLPWIGILKVSLGEVDAGTGIVLIKENVAIAVSNEISKLSDDLRLSAKIYFYNHGLSTCYIIDMKTHPEYYKNVLNTISLIFVKCLSKLWTYILWPQENMVYDRNLFAIGLNDNKDGFSQISYNVDGVNKNNCEQFYVNEELDYHSLWPSNVICVKAAMKKQCVFEAGMPLVHKNGPTWTLVGISTLGPGCSLPSRFILLSPYVPWIERNLFTFTSRRNNELNKSDTVTENPFLSETIDKEDDFVISKFSDSSMVMRTNLSNVVDKHGECSNIDGEVMYREEGRVEASGHTATGTYAVSLYDIFYNKITCVMIRVSCSKRTPSKLWYDTGFHQEDVDRLIKTAPIFKWNQTVPPKIIYKIDSYAKYEKYSTVNVIFKFEFTNKAKIFIDFYARRSSTTMIPIPDYMD is encoded by the exons ATGTTGCCATGGATCGGAATACTAAAAGTGAGTTTGG gCGAAGTAGACGCGGGGACTGGTATCGTTTTGATAAAGGAAAACGTCGCCATTGCAGTTTCCAATGAAATTTCAAAGCTAAGTGATGATTTAAG ACTGTCAGccaagatatatttttataatcacgGATTGTCGACATGTTACATCATAGATATGAAGACGCATCCAGAGTATTACAAAAACGTTCTTAAcacaatttcattaatatttgttaagtgTTTAAGCAAATTAT ggACCTATATACTTTGGCCACAAGAAAATATGGTATATGACAGAAACCTCTTTGCAATTGGATTAAATGATA aTAAAGATGGGTTTAGCCAGATTAGTTATAACGTTGAcggagttaataaaaataattgcgaACAATTTTACGTGAACGAAGAG TTAGATTACCACTCACTATGGCcaagtaatgtaatatgtgTGAAAGCCGCTATGAAAAAACAGTGCGTTTTTGAAGCGGGGATGCCTCTTGTTCACAAGAATGGACCTACTTGGACTctg GTTGGCATAAGCACCCTTGGTCCTGGTTGTTCTTTACCATCCCGATTCATCCTGCTCTCCCCATACGTTCCCTGGATAGAGAGAAACTTATTTACATTCACAAGTCGGCGTAACAATGAGCTAAACAAAAGCGATACAGTAACTGAAAACCCGTTTTTAAGTGAAACAATTGACAAAGAAGACGACTTTGTTATATCAAAGTTCAGCGATTCTAGCATGGTTATGAGAACAA ATTTATCCAATGTGGTAGATAAACATGGAGAATGTTCTAACATTGACGGTGAGGTCATGTACAGGGAAGAGGGACGCGTTGAAGCCAGTGGACACACTGCAACTGGGACCTATGct gTTTCCCTGTACgacatattttacaataaaatcacGTGTGTAATGATCCGTGTCTCCTGCAGCAAACGTACGCCAAGCAAACTGTGGTACGACACCGGTTTTCACCAGGAAGACGTAGATCGGCTCATAAAAACGGCCCCCATATTCAAATGGAACCAGACCGTACCcccaaaaatcatttataaaatagactCGTACGCAAAATACGAGAAATACAGCACAGTGAACGTCATTTTCAAGTTTGAGTTTACAAATAAAGCGAAgattttcattgatttttacGCTAGAAGATCCAGTACAACAATGATACCTATACCAGATTACAtggattaa